The proteins below come from a single Piscinibacter gummiphilus genomic window:
- a CDS encoding sigma-70 family RNA polymerase sigma factor: MNAMPTRFAPLDAPAMLFDDPEPPPDVVETEPDAERACALAASDADLAGWIGRIVEHDERALAMLYDATLSRVYGVVLRVVRRASLAEEVVEDTFFQVWRQAPRFDPARGRALTWLLNMARSRAIDAVRHEARFRHESLDAEAAAELPLEDTGHDELLDLARSHAELQRALMLLHAQPRQLVALAFFRGLSHEEIATHTALPLGTVKSQIRRALATLRETLGPKALRSMSAS, encoded by the coding sequence ATGAACGCCATGCCGACCCGCTTCGCGCCCCTGGACGCCCCTGCCATGCTGTTCGACGACCCCGAGCCACCGCCCGACGTGGTCGAGACCGAGCCGGATGCCGAGCGGGCGTGCGCACTCGCGGCCAGCGACGCCGACCTCGCCGGCTGGATCGGCCGCATCGTCGAGCACGACGAGCGGGCGCTGGCCATGCTCTACGACGCCACGCTCTCGCGCGTGTACGGCGTGGTGCTGCGGGTGGTGCGGCGCGCGTCGCTGGCCGAGGAGGTGGTGGAAGACACCTTCTTCCAGGTCTGGCGCCAGGCGCCGCGCTTCGACCCCGCGCGCGGCCGGGCGCTCACCTGGCTTCTGAACATGGCGCGCTCGCGGGCCATCGACGCGGTGCGCCACGAGGCGCGCTTCCGGCACGAGAGCCTCGATGCCGAGGCGGCTGCGGAACTGCCGCTGGAAGACACCGGCCACGACGAGCTGCTCGACCTGGCCCGCAGCCACGCCGAACTGCAACGGGCGCTGATGCTGCTGCACGCGCAGCCGCGCCAGCTGGTGGCGCTTGCGTTCTTCCGTGGCCTGAGCCACGAAGAGATCGCCACCCACACCGCGCTGCCGCTGGGCACCGTGAAGTCGCAGATCCGGCGCGCCCTGGCCACCTTGCGCGAAACCCTAGGCCCAAAAGCCCTGCGCTCGATGAGCGCCTCATGA
- a CDS encoding SRPBCC family protein translates to MPSCHFDLVSHWRIEAPVERVWAALVAPESWPRWWPYVRSVRLLKVGRADGVGSVRRIEWATRLPYGMVIDVESIESRHHERLRGRSCGALRGEGLWLLRGEEGCTDVTYVWRVELAQRWMRWLAPLLAPAFRWNHRGVMRAGGLGLGRHLGVGSRVLC, encoded by the coding sequence ATGCCGAGCTGTCATTTCGACCTGGTGAGCCATTGGCGCATCGAGGCGCCTGTCGAGCGGGTGTGGGCCGCCCTCGTCGCACCCGAAAGCTGGCCGCGCTGGTGGCCTTACGTGCGCTCGGTGCGCCTGCTCAAGGTGGGCCGCGCCGATGGCGTGGGCAGCGTGCGCCGCATCGAGTGGGCCACCCGCCTGCCCTACGGGATGGTGATCGACGTGGAGTCGATCGAGTCGCGGCACCACGAGCGCCTGCGTGGCCGCTCGTGCGGCGCCCTGCGCGGCGAAGGGCTGTGGCTGCTGCGCGGCGAAGAGGGCTGCACCGACGTCACCTATGTGTGGCGCGTGGAGCTGGCACAGCGCTGGATGCGCTGGCTGGCGCCGCTGCTGGCCCCGGCGTTCCGCTGGAACCACCGTGGGGTGATGCGCGCCGGGGGCCTCGGGCTCGGGCGCCACCTCGGCGTGGGGTCGCGCGTGCTGTGTTGA
- a CDS encoding cupin domain-containing protein, translating into MMKPSMNDASRSPLRARLMARVAASHATEAGMVTTRRRNAPRESLAAGVTAQTLYRGTGQRPGEPLRVRLIELAAGTWLDAAMLGGDATLSARHREWLVLAGRVNSAHGDFGALDYHATPAGLATPRWQAPEAAWLFLRESAALATPGSAPLSVRDAEAGWPHFAPGIRRRVLWQDDGQAALLYAADPGAAVPRHTHGHDEECLMVQGELFLDDVLLQSGDYQLAPSGTGHRLTQTDTGVVIYAHGDLDLHFF; encoded by the coding sequence ATGATGAAACCTTCGATGAACGACGCCTCGCGCTCCCCCCTTCGCGCCCGCCTGATGGCGCGGGTGGCGGCTTCGCATGCCACCGAGGCCGGCATGGTGACGACGCGCCGCAGGAATGCCCCGCGCGAGTCGCTGGCCGCGGGCGTCACCGCGCAGACCCTTTACCGAGGCACAGGGCAGCGCCCTGGCGAGCCGCTGCGCGTGCGGCTGATCGAGCTCGCCGCAGGCACCTGGCTCGATGCCGCCATGCTCGGCGGCGACGCCACGCTGAGCGCGCGTCATCGCGAGTGGCTGGTGCTGGCCGGGCGCGTGAACTCAGCGCACGGCGACTTCGGCGCGCTCGACTACCACGCCACCCCGGCGGGCCTGGCCACGCCGCGCTGGCAGGCGCCGGAAGCCGCCTGGCTCTTCCTGCGCGAATCGGCCGCCCTCGCGACTCCTGGGAGCGCACCGCTGAGCGTGCGCGACGCCGAGGCGGGCTGGCCTCATTTCGCACCGGGCATCCGGCGCCGCGTGCTGTGGCAGGACGACGGCCAGGCGGCCTTGCTCTATGCCGCAGACCCCGGCGCCGCAGTGCCACGGCACACCCACGGCCACGACGAGGAATGCCTGATGGTGCAGGGCGAACTCTTTCTCGACGACGTGCTGCTGCAATCAGGCGACTACCAGCTTGCCCCTTCAGGCACCGGCCACCGGCTCACGCAGACCGACACCGGCGTCGTGATCTACGCGCACGGCGATCTGGATTTGCATTTCTTCTGA